In Humulus lupulus chromosome 6, drHumLupu1.1, whole genome shotgun sequence, a single genomic region encodes these proteins:
- the LOC133785632 gene encoding rRNA (cytosine-C(5))-methyltransferase NOP2C-like, translated as MYNATWRPSYYSCIRVNILKSTPDIVIEKLLAILKENETEFGSENLNLSQTDFGGDSNSNRGMKQNTFCTEISESQKLDDSGKAASGLVDDFTNVFNGNLQQGPISKCEFPGLDYVLFVKGLGPHVIDYGYVDGKPPKEVVVSRKCAEAVLRGAQVYIPGVLACSAHVEKGDEVAVSVAIEQPIESGWGSGITRGTIMQGSHIAYPYHSERNGLYIGKGKAMFSRSRIFRVQQGVAVDMCERQPSGKPVLNPGPSAKRIERPSAREYYILSSLSL; from the exons ATGTACAATGCAACTTG GCGTCCATCTTACTACTCTTGTATACGCGTGAACATACTCAAGTCCACGCCCGATATTGTTATAGAGAAGTTGTTGGCGATTTTGAAAGAAAATGAGACTGAATTTGGTTCTGAAAACTTGAATCTAAGCCAAACTGATTTTGGTGGTGATTCAAATTCAAATAGGGGCATGAAGCAAAATACATTTTGTACTGAAATCAGTGAGTCTCAAAAGTTGGATGATTCTGGTAAGGCAGCCTCAGGACTAGTTGATGACTTTACTAATGTGTTTAATGGAAACTTACAACAGGGTCCGATTTCAAAGTGTGAGTTTCCAGGGTTAGACTATGTTCTGTTTGTTAAGGGGTTAGGACCACACGTAATTGATTATGGTTATGTAGATGGCAAGCCTCCAAAGGAGGTAGTTGTCAGTCGGAAATGTGCTGAGGCAGTTCTTCGAGGTGCTCAG GTCTACATTCCTGGAGTACTGGCTTGCAGTGCTCATGTTGAGAAAGGCGATGAAGTTGCAGTTTCAGTTGCTATAGAACAGCCTATTGAGAGCGGGTGGGGCTCTGGTATAACACGAGGGACCATTATGCAGGGTTCACACATAG CATATCCTTATCATTCTGAAAGAAATGGGCTATATATTGGCAAAGGAAAAGCAATGTTTTCAAGGTCTAGAATCTTCCGTGTGCAGCAAGGGGTTGCTGTGGATATGTGTGAAAGA CAACCAAGTGGGAAACCAGTTCTAAATCCTGGGCCATCTGCAAAGAGAATAGAGAGACCTTCag CTAGAGAATACTATATTTTGTCATCTCTTTCTTTGTAA